A genomic region of Anas acuta chromosome 1, bAnaAcu1.1, whole genome shotgun sequence contains the following coding sequences:
- the EMP1 gene encoding epithelial membrane protein 1 — protein sequence MLVLLAGIFVVHIATVIMLFVSTIANVWMVGTTATGKGSWGLWLMCNGTCRQLAVSSSEAASLKAAQAFMILSIIFSVIALVMFIVQLFTLEKGKRFYITGAIMLVCWLCILIGASIYTARFTGLRAGFVNPHHGYSFILAWICFCFSFIIGILYLVLRKK from the exons ATGTTGGTGCTACTGGCCGGTATCTTTGTGGTTCACATCGCCACCGTCATCATGCTCTTCGTCTCCACCATTGCCAAT GTTTGGATGGTGGGCACCACCGCCACCGGAAAAGGCTCGTGGGGACTCTGGCTAATGTGCAATGgcacctgcaggcagctggcagtCAGCAGCAGCGAGGCGG CTTCCCTCAAAGCAGCACAAGCCTTTATGATCCTCTCAATCATTTTCTCCGTCATCGCCCTTGTCATGTTCATTGTCCAGCTGTTCACCCTAGAGAAAGGCAAACGTTTCTACATCACTGGAGCCATCATGCTGGTTTGCT GGTTGTGCATCCTGATTGGAGCCTCCATTTACACAGCTCGGTTCACAGGATTGCGGGCAGGGTTCGTAAATCCTCACCACGGCTACAGCTTCATATTGGCCTGGATCTGCTTTTGCTTCAGTTTCATCATTGGCATCCTCTACCTGgttcttaggaaaaaataa